The uncultured Bacteroides sp. genome includes the window GATGTTGGCTATTGATACGGAAGTACCTACATTGAATTATCAGGGTATATTCGATCAGAACAACTTCAATCCGATCCGTTCTTTGCAGTGTGATAATGATCGTATACGTAACAGAGTTCTTTCTGCTAATTATTTGAATATTAATCCTATTGATGGTTTGAATATCCGCACCTCATTTTCTGTAGACTATGTTACTGAGAATAATTTTAAGTATACCCCAAAGGATATTTACGAATCTATTCGTTACTCTACTGATGGTGAAGCTTATCAGAGTCGCGATTCTCGTATGACATGGCAATGGGATAACACTATTTCCTATGACACGACTATTGGGAGGCATAAAATTAATGGATTATTGGGCACTAGTACTACGCGTAACGATCGTAATTATACCACTGTGACGGGACGTGGCTTTGGTACGGATTTGTTTTCATATTATAATATTGGCTCATCCTATAAGAAAGATCAGAGAGATATAGGATCTGATTTTATAACAGCTACATTGATGTCATATATTGCGCGTGTTAATTATAACTATGCCGGGCGATACTATCTTACGGCAACAGCTCGTTATGATGGTTCTTCGAAATTTGCAAAAGGTCATCAATGGGGCGTTTTTCCGTCTTTTTCCGGTGCCTGGAATGTTACGGAAGAGGCATTTATGGAAGATCAACATATTTTCGATCAGTTGAAATTACGTGTTGGTTATGGTATCGTTGGTAATCAAAATATTGATGATTTTGCTTTCCGGAGTCTTTATAGCCCTAGCGTGAATAACGGCCAGGTATCGTATGTGTCGAATGGACGCAGAGGGACAGAAGACATTACATGGGAAAAACAAAAGCAGTTTAATATTGGCTTGGATATGGCTTTTTTGAAAGATCGCTTAAGATTCTCGGCTGACGCTTTCTTTATTAAGAACAAAGACCTGTTAATGAATCACTCATTACCTACTACATCAGGCTTTAACAACACTTTTGAGAATATTGGTGCAATCGAAAACAAGGGCGTTGAATTCTCTTTAAACGCAAGCATAGTTAAGACAAAAGACATTCAGTGGAATTTCTCAGCCAACTTGTCTGCCGATAAGAATAAAATAACTCAACTGTATGGTGCAAACGATGTTGTTTACAATATTGATGGTGACCGTAACATTCAAAAAGAAGGTAATTTATTTCTGGGTAAATCCAGAAATACCATTTACATCTGGAAAACAGGAGGTATTGCTCAGGCTGCCGATTTAGATCGTTTGAGTAAAATTAATTTTAACGGCTATAATGTAGGTGCCGGTGATCTATATCCGTTGGATGTTGATGGCAATAAAGTGATTGATGAAAATGATCGTGTGGTGGTTGGTTCTACAGACCCTAAATTTTATGGTGGTTTTGCTACTGATTTTTCATGGAAAGGAATCTCTTTGAATGCTGTGTTTAATTATTCTTACGGTGCTAAAAAGCTAAGCCCTTATTATGAAGGCTTAATAACCAGCGTTGGCAACAGTGCCGCATCAGTTGATTTGCTTAACAGATGGACTCCGGATAATACAAATGCTGAGTTTCCTCGTGTATTGACAGGCTTTGATTATAACCATTATAGTGCAAGCCAGATGGACTTTAGCGTACAAAAGGCTTCATTTTTAAGGCTCTCTACCTTGACTTTAGCTTATACATTCCCAACTAATGTTGTAAATAAATTAAAGTTAAGTAATCTTCGTGTATATGCCACAGGATCTAATTTGTTCTGCTTAACCGATTATAATGGATATGATCCTGAAACAGGTGATTGGTATCCTCCTACAAAAATGTATGTATTCGGATTAAACGTAAGTTTCTAGTTTATTCAGCAGAGTTTTATTTAATTTTATAATGAAGTAAACAATGAGAAGTATGAAAAATAATATAGTATATACAATGGCACTGATCTTTGCGATAAGTGTAACTTCTTGTTCTGATTTCCTGACACAAGAATCTAAGACTGCTTTGACCGAAGAGCAGGTGTTTTCGAAATTGGAAAATGTAGAGCCGTTGGTTCAAGGTTTGTATACTCAGTATCGTGGTTGTAAAGCAGGCCGTAATGGATTAATGGTCGATTTAGGATCGGATGAAAGCCAACAAGGAAACTATCAACTAATTTCTTCGGGCGGACAAGCCGGTATGGACAAATATAATGGATTATTAAACGCGACTTCTACACAAGTATCAGCTATTTGGTCGAATCGGTGGCCTGCTGTGACGGCAGCAGCTAAAGCTATTTATGCACTGGGCTTGACACAGGAGGAACCGGAGAAAGCAAAGCAATTACTGGGGGAAGCCTGTTTTATTCGTGGCATGCTGATGATGGAATTATCTATGTATTGGGGTGAGATTCCTATTATTGATATGGCGCATACAGCAGAGTTGGGGTTGGGACGCCAGCCGCTAAAAGATGTGTGGGAATATATTATTAATGATTTTCAAACCGCAGCAAATAATCTTCCTGAACATTGGGATGATCCGAAGCGTGCAACTTCTGGTGCTGCCTGGGCTATGCTTGGTAAGGCATATATGTATGCTCCGGAAGAAACCGGTTATCGTGATTTTTCGAAAGCGAAAGATTGCTTTGATAAAATGATAAATCGTTATCAATTGGTACCTAAATTTGAAGATTTGTATGCGTATGATAAACCTAATTCTGTTGAATCTATTTTTGAACTGCAGTTTAATAATATTTATCCGGATTGTAATTATTGGCAGTTTGATTGTGGATCCAGGGCTGTAGACTCTTGGTTTAGTCAGGGATGTTCTTTTTCCGGCTATGACTTTTTAGTTCCGACTCCGTTTACTTATTCTACAGCCGAAAATGGTGGCCTCTGGGAAGAGGGTGATACCCGTAAAGAAGCGAGCCTTCGTTATAACTTTGACTATCACGGAGTGACTCCGGATTTGAGCAAAACACAATGGACCGGAACCACTGACGAACTTGATCCGCATATTAAAAAGTTTGAAGATCCGCGTACCGATAGCGATAATGGTGATATTGGTAATATGTGGAATTCTGGTAAGAATTTTGCCGTCATTCGTTTGGGGGATATTATCTTATTGTATGCTGAATGTTTAAACGAACTGGATAAAACACCCGAGGCTGTACAGATGGTAAACGATAAGATACGTACTCGTGCATGGGGAGGAACTTTGCCCGAGGATAAAAGATGGGATACAGGTATGTCTAAAGATGAATTCCGTGACAAAATAATGAATGAACGTATGCGCGAGCTTTGTTTTGAAGGCTGGCGTCGTATGGACTTGATTCGTACCGGCAAGTTTGTAAAACTGGTGAAAGAGCGCAATCGTTGGGCGAAGGAATCGGGAACAATTCAGGATTTCAACATGCGGTATCCGATACCTGATACTGAAATAAAGGGTAATGACGATTTTAGTCCTGAAGATCAGAATCCGGG containing:
- a CDS encoding TonB-dependent receptor → MKRIRLIHLILMMFCCCTLFAQNITVTGKVTDANAEPIIGASVLVDGTANGTITDFYGNFSLKASVGDILQISYIGYETLKMKAVAGKTLNIVMKEAAETLDEVVVVGASFKKSDLTGAVGSVSSKVLQEKPVTTISQAIQGRVAGVFVSNGARPGDDASIKIRGVNTINTSTDPIYVVDGLVMDNFASGFNSINLNDVASIEILKDASATALYGSRGSNGVVLITTKKGKNGEGKVSYDAWFGVQEFAGVPKTMNTKQLFELRKEAYVNGFKATNPDGDVDQYVNNVVMGSNTVFADYEFDAYKNNENYNWLNEVTRTGLQQNHSLSFSGGTDKGSYYLSLGYSDQKGLMEKSGQNKYTGRINADQLIKPWLKVGTNTSFTRIKDQIVDDGVMNRARNANPMLAIDTEVPTLNYQGIFDQNNFNPIRSLQCDNDRIRNRVLSANYLNINPIDGLNIRTSFSVDYVTENNFKYTPKDIYESIRYSTDGEAYQSRDSRMTWQWDNTISYDTTIGRHKINGLLGTSTTRNDRNYTTVTGRGFGTDLFSYYNIGSSYKKDQRDIGSDFITATLMSYIARVNYNYAGRYYLTATARYDGSSKFAKGHQWGVFPSFSGAWNVTEEAFMEDQHIFDQLKLRVGYGIVGNQNIDDFAFRSLYSPSVNNGQVSYVSNGRRGTEDITWEKQKQFNIGLDMAFLKDRLRFSADAFFIKNKDLLMNHSLPTTSGFNNTFENIGAIENKGVEFSLNASIVKTKDIQWNFSANLSADKNKITQLYGANDVVYNIDGDRNIQKEGNLFLGKSRNTIYIWKTGGIAQAADLDRLSKINFNGYNVGAGDLYPLDVDGNKVIDENDRVVVGSTDPKFYGGFATDFSWKGISLNAVFNYSYGAKKLSPYYEGLITSVGNSAASVDLLNRWTPDNTNAEFPRVLTGFDYNHYSASQMDFSVQKASFLRLSTLTLAYTFPTNVVNKLKLSNLRVYATGSNLFCLTDYNGYDPETGDWYPPTKMYVFGLNVSF
- a CDS encoding RagB/SusD family nutrient uptake outer membrane protein, with product MRSMKNNIVYTMALIFAISVTSCSDFLTQESKTALTEEQVFSKLENVEPLVQGLYTQYRGCKAGRNGLMVDLGSDESQQGNYQLISSGGQAGMDKYNGLLNATSTQVSAIWSNRWPAVTAAAKAIYALGLTQEEPEKAKQLLGEACFIRGMLMMELSMYWGEIPIIDMAHTAELGLGRQPLKDVWEYIINDFQTAANNLPEHWDDPKRATSGAAWAMLGKAYMYAPEETGYRDFSKAKDCFDKMINRYQLVPKFEDLYAYDKPNSVESIFELQFNNIYPDCNYWQFDCGSRAVDSWFSQGCSFSGYDFLVPTPFTYSTAENGGLWEEGDTRKEASLRYNFDYHGVTPDLSKTQWTGTTDELDPHIKKFEDPRTDSDNGDIGNMWNSGKNFAVIRLGDIILLYAECLNELDKTPEAVQMVNDKIRTRAWGGTLPEDKRWDTGMSKDEFRDKIMNERMRELCFEGWRRMDLIRTGKFVKLVKERNRWAKESGTIQDFNMRYPIPDTEIKGNDDFSPEDQNPGYTAE